AAACAGCCCAACTTTCTCAAGTTCACCACTTAGTCAAGCCCTCCAAACTCAAAAGTATTCAGGGTGGGAGCATTCACAGGAGGATGCGAGTTCTGGGCAGGGTAAAGAGTTGCTCCatgggaggctggggtggggataTTGGGGAGGTGCCACACTTACTCTTCCAACCTTGTTTATCTCACCATTCCCAATCCAGCCAGCCTCCCACTGTGGATTCTCATCCTTTCCACAGATGTACCTGCCTACTGTCCACAAATCTGGCTTCCACTCCAACCACAGCCATAGTCATCACCCATCTTGACATTCACAGCACCTACGAGGCACTATGCTGGGAAACCTGGTCTTATCTCTCATATGGTACCTTAAGGTTCAAGGGACTGGAATAGGTCCCATCAACACAATCAAGGCTTTTCTTCCCCTGGAGGGAAGGACAGGGGAACAAGGTAGGAATATGGTTATCAGGATAGAGGTGTATAACCCTCCAAAACAGCCCCTATAACTCTCTCATAATACCCAAACCATTTACTGCCCTACTCATTTCTTTCTCCGGACAATGGTCCAACCGTCTTCCACTATATCCTCTTCCTTAATAGTCTGGGAGTCTGGCTCAGGCGGTTGAGGCTGGGGGCAGATCCCATCCATCATGGCCCCATCATTTGTAGCTGTCACCTAGAAGGAAAATATAAGAGAGAGCACTAAGTAATTACCCATGCTCTGCTCCCAACTCTCCCACGTCTATGTGAACTCTCTTTCTTGATAATAACACCACTAGCAGCTATAACTATCGCCACTTCCCTGGGAATCTAGTTCTCTTCCAAAAATTTAGCATTTAACATttgcacccacacacaggcacctcTTTTACCTCCATTTCTTCCACGCTGTCTACTTCATCTTCATCCACATCAGTTTCTCTGGCTGTCTGTCCTGGGGTAGCAGTGACTGTGCACCTCTTCTCGTCGATCTCAGAGGTCAGCTCCAGCAGAGCAGCTACATCACCATTCTGGAAGTGGTGGAAGATGGTCTGTAGCTGCTGACTCACCTGCCAAGGAAACATCCAATCAGTTTGGAGCTTTCAGATAATCTACTATAAAACCAGCCTCTTCTTACAACAGAGTAGAGAGGGGGTtggaattttccagaaaaaaaatcccctaagAAGTTCATCCAGGCAGCTAGGCAGAGTGGTGAATGCATATAATGGGGAGGCCTCTGAGGCAcaattgtgagtttgaggtagACACTGTCAAACTAAACAGCTGAGAGTGGTGGCGTATgtgtctaatcccagcactcagagcacAGAGGCAAGCACAGTTCTTTGaggtcaaggccagactggtctacatagaaagttccaggccagccagggcaacatagtaaaaccctgtctcaaaaaataaagcaacatgagttcgagaccagcctggtctacaagagctagttccaggacaggctccagaaccacagagaaaccctgtctcaaaaaaaaaaaaaaaaaaccaaaaaataaataaataaataaagcaacaatGAAGTCCAGTGGAGCAACCACAAATCAAGGGCTTGGGTGAAGATGTGAGGGCCTCCTGGAAGAGAAGGTACTAGAAtttcacacctataatcccagtacttgggagactgaggcaggatgactgctgtgaatttgaggttggcctgggctacatagctagagagtaaaacactgtctcaaagaaagaaaaatggagaaaagatgcAAATGAATGATAATCTCACCAGGGTGAGCAGCGTTAATCAGAATAGGAATGGAATTTGATCTGGCCCTGCTTGTGGCATGTGGGGAAAATACCTGGTTGAGAATGatctaaagagaaataaaggtaatatttaaaaaatgcaatagGGAATCTTGTCTATGCCTCAAGAAAAGAATGGTCACAACCAAGAATCTTGTCCCAAACAGACAG
This is a stretch of genomic DNA from Microtus ochrogaster isolate Prairie Vole_2 chromosome X, MicOch1.0, whole genome shotgun sequence. It encodes these proteins:
- the Tsr2 gene encoding pre-rRNA-processing protein TSR2 homolog isoform X2, whose product is MTTEFDTVVEDGSLPQVSQQLQTIFHHFQNGDVAALLELTSEIDEKRCTVTATPGQTARETDVDEDEVDSVEEMEVTATNDGAMMDGICPQPQPPEPDSQTIKEEDIVEDGWTIVRRKK
- the Tsr2 gene encoding pre-rRNA-processing protein TSR2 homolog isoform X1; translated protein: MMAGAAEDLRELFGAAVRAALDAWPALQIAVENGFGGVHSQEKAEWLGGAMEDYFIANDDLELEEVEDFLGELMTTEFDTVVEDGSLPQVSQQLQTIFHHFQNGDVAALLELTSEIDEKRCTVTATPGQTARETDVDEDEVDSVEEMEVTATNDGAMMDGICPQPQPPEPDSQTIKEEDIVEDGWTIVRRKK